In Onychostoma macrolepis isolate SWU-2019 chromosome 04, ASM1243209v1, whole genome shotgun sequence, one DNA window encodes the following:
- the LOC131538487 gene encoding piggyBac transposable element-derived protein 4-like yields the protein MERKLTRDDILDILFDSDAESGSSSDGPLSESNEEAHLPENLAGCDRSVAPAIPDNAGPASEGAVVEDFLPTWTSNPFSPPALDFDNTTKGVQGSLTNPSEAECFRLFINEQLVEQVVQETNRYAHQLKESATIPGKLAKWTETTVNEIYTFLAAVILMGLVRKNSLRDYWSTDPVIQTPFFSTLFSLDRFQLLQRALHFADNATANLRDPLNKIRSVFTSLMAAFGQMFIPHRDLCIDESLLLWKGRLGFRQYIPSKRKRFGIKLFMLCDVLTGYVINVVVYTGSSTDITHTPGLGVSGSVVLTLLKPYLGRGHTLYVDNWYTSPSLFCHLLRGKTGACGTVRANRKGMPRFRDRMSRGEVDFKSCEEMLAVKWHDKRDVHMLTTVHSAEMSPSGKIDHTTGNEKIKPQCVLDYNKKMGAVDKVDMMDSFVGCTRKTLKWYKKLFFHFLDLAVHNAFIFYKVKHDSSLTYRKFSQNLVRQLVGEHHTPRKPSSGGRPPAYSPLRLTARHFPSEIPTTVQQGKNTRRHCKVCLTTKKCPQKRQKTRFMCKPCNTALCPTECFEQYHTSAYF from the coding sequence ATGGAAAGAAAACTTACTCGTGATGATATTTTGGACATTCTTTTTGACTCGGACGCTGAATCCGGCAGCAGCAGTGACGGACCGCTGTCAGAGAGCAACGAGGAAGCCCACCTCCCGGAAAACCTTGCGGGCTGTGATCGTTCCGTAGCGCCGGCGATCCCTGACAATGCCGGCCCTGCCAGTGAGGGCGCTGTTGTGGAGGACTTCCTTCCAACCTGGACATCCAATCCATTCTCTCCACCAGCCCTGGACTTTGACAACACTACCAAAGGTGTTCAAGGTAGTCTAACAAATCCTTCTGAGGCAGAATGTTTcagattatttattaatgagCAACTTGTGGAGCAAGTGGTGCAGGAGACCAATAGGTATGCTCATCAGCTGAAAGAGTCGGCTACTATCCCTGGGAAACTGGCAAAGTGGACTGAAACAACTGTAAATGAAATTTACACATTTCTGGCAGCTGTTATTCTTATGGGCCTGGTAAGAAAAAACTCCTTGAGAGATTACTGGTCCACCGATCCAGTAATACAGACCCCTTTTTTTTCTACTCTCTTCTCTCTGGATCGGTTCCAACTCCTCCAGAGGGCCCTCCACTTTGCTGACAATGCTACAGCAAATCTCAGGGATCCTCTGAATAAAATTAGAAGTGTTTTCACCTCTCTGATGGCTGCTTTTGGACAGATGTTCATTCCTCACAGGGACTTGTGCATCGACGAGTCACTGCTGCTGTGGAAAGGCCGGCTTGGATTTCGACAGTACATTCCATCAAAGAGGAAGAGGTTCGGAATCAAGCTCTTCATGCTGTGTGATGTTCTGACTGGGTACGTCATCAATGTGGTAGTGTACACTGGCTCCAGCACAGACATCACACACACTCCAGGACTTGGTGTGTCTGGCTCAGTAGTGCTGACACTGCTGAAGCCATACCTGGGGAGAGGGCATACTTTGTATGTGGACAACTGGTATACCAGTCCTTCTCTTTTCTGTCACCTGCTGAGAGGTAAAACCGGGGCTTGTGGAACAGTGAGGGCCAACAGAAAGGGCATGCCACGCTTCCGAGACAGGATGTCCAGAGGGGAGGTGGACTTTAAAAGTTGCGAAGAAATGCTGGCAGTGAAGTGGCATGACAAACGCGATGTCCACATGCTGACAACAGTCCACTCAGCAGAGATGTCACCCTCTGGAAAGATAGACCACACCACTGGAAATGAGAAAATCAAACCCCAATGCGTGCTGgactataataaaaaaatgggtGCTGTGGATAAGGTCGATATGATGGACAGTTTTGTTGGCTGTACTCGTAAGACTTTAAAATGGTACAAGAAACTGTTCTTCCATTTTTTGGACCTTGCAGTACacaatgcattcattttttACAAGGTGAAGCATGATTCTAGCCTGACATACAGAAAGTTCAGTCAAAATCTTGTTCGCCAACTTGTGGGAGAACACCACACTCCCCGGAAGCCATCTTCCGGTGGTCGCCCTCCTGCTTACAGCCCACTTCGTCTCACTGCTCGGCATTTCCCCTCTGAGATCCCTACAACTGTCCAACAGGGGAAGAACACACGCAGGCACTGCAAGGTTTGCCTGACCACTAAAAAGTGCCCACAGAAAAGGCAAAAGACGAGGTTCATGTGCAAACCTTGCAACACAGCACTGTGTCCAACAGAGTGCTTTGAACAGTACCACACTTCTGCCTATttctga